TGAGCTTTTTCTAGGATTTCGACGACGGCCACACCGTTCCACCCGTTGGAGCGAGGTTGCTCTCGGGTCTGGAGGCACTGCAAGAAGTGAGCACACTCGCGTGCTAGGGGTGCTGGGTCTTCAAATTTGACTTCGCGATCGCCGCGATCGTAGTGACTGAGGTCCGGGTTGACGCCTTTGTCATAGATCGTGACCGTCTGAGTCACTTCGTTGTAGACCAGCATCTGCCGCTGAGCCACGACCACCGTCGATCGCTGAATCTCGGGCCACTGCCAAGAACAGTGGACATGAGCGGACTTACCGCCCGCAAAATTCAGGTCAACGTGCACATGATCCGCAATGCTGGGCTGAAGGATGGCTTGGCCTTGAGCCTTCACGCTTTCCAAAGGCGGGTTGCCCAGGAGAGCCAGAACCACCGAGATATCGTGGGGCGCAAAGGACCACCAGACGTTTTCTTCGGTCCGGACTTTGCCCAGCTTGAGGCGCTGGGTTGCCACATGCAGGACCTCGCCCGCCTCACCCGATGCCAGGTAGTCCTGCATCCAGGCGATCGCCTCCTGATAGAGCAGCAGATGGCCCACCATCAGCACTCGCTGGTGCTGGTCAGCATACTCCGCCAGCTGGCGCGCCTCTTCGGTGCGCATGGTCATCGGCTTCTCGACGAAGACGTCCTTGCCCACTTCGAGGGCCTGGAGGGCGAGCTTGTGGTGGGTGAAAGCAGGGGTCGCGATCACCAGGGCCGGGGCATCCGCAGCCAGGGCGCTGTCAAAGTCCGCATAGGTCTGCACCTCGGGGTACTGAGCGCGAACCTGGGCCAGCAGGTCTGGATTGGCTTCAGCCACGCCGGCCAAAGCTCCGAGCTGATGGAAGTTGCGAACCAGGTTCTTTCCCCAGTTACCGGCTCCGACGACGATGACTTGACTCATAGCAGGGTTACTTTTTCTGAATCGGTGGCCAGATGGCGCGTAATGCCGCGCGTGTCCAGGACTGCTTTAGCATGGTGAACCACACGAACGTAGTCGACCTGGCTGTGATCGGTCACGATCACCACAAGGTCTGCCGCCGCGACCGCGCTTTCCGTGAGGTCAACCGACAGCAGGGTTTTACCGGCGACCTCGATCTCCGGCACGTAGGGGTCATGATAGGTGAGACCGACCGAGTCCTCCAGCAAATAGCTCATAACGGCAATCGCCGGGGATTCGCGCCAGTCTCCCAGATCCTTTTTGTATGCGGCACCCAAAACCAAAACATTCGAGCGGGCTGGAGCAATGCCCAACTGATTCAAAATTCGGCGCACTTTCTCCCGCACAAACTCAGGCATCTTCCGGTTGATTTCCCCGGCTAGCGCAATGAAGTGGGTGTTGAAGTTGAGCTCCTTCGCCTTCCATTCCAGGTAGTGCGGATCAATGGGGATGCAGTGCCCCCCGACCCCCGGCCCGGGATAGAAGGGCATAATGCCGAAGGGTTTGGTGTTGGCAGCGTCTAGCACTTCCCAGACGTTGAGATCCATGCGATCGCACAGCATCGCCAATTCATTGACCAGGGCGATGTTGACAGCGCGGAAGGTGTTTTCAAAGACCTTGACCAGCTCAGCCGCCTTCGCGCTGCTCACCGGCACCACATGCTCAATGGTCTGTTCATAAAACAAAGCGGCGATCGCCAGCGACTGAGGGTCCGAGGCTCCC
This genomic stretch from Geitlerinema sp. PCC 7407 harbors:
- a CDS encoding Gfo/Idh/MocA family protein — encoded protein: MSQVIVVGAGNWGKNLVRNFHQLGALAGVAEANPDLLAQVRAQYPEVQTYADFDSALAADAPALVIATPAFTHHKLALQALEVGKDVFVEKPMTMRTEEARQLAEYADQHQRVLMVGHLLLYQEAIAWMQDYLASGEAGEVLHVATQRLKLGKVRTEENVWWSFAPHDISVVLALLGNPPLESVKAQGQAILQPSIADHVHVDLNFAGGKSAHVHCSWQWPEIQRSTVVVAQRQMLVYNEVTQTVTIYDKGVNPDLSHYDRGDREVKFEDPAPLARECAHFLQCLQTREQPRSNGWNGVAVVEILEKAQDNLL
- a CDS encoding nucleotide sugar dehydrogenase gives rise to the protein MTDFPSSSVLQALQQKIRDHTATVGVVGLGYVGLPFALEKAKVGFRVLGVEQNPARAGQVAQGHSYIADVSSEELSQVVAAGTLQATTSFDAIAEMDVIVICVPTPLTRNLTPNLTYVESVTREIAQRLRPGQLVTLESTTYPGTTDEVMRPMLEQAAGLKQGQDFFLAHSPERVDPGNQRYTTKNTNKVVGASDPQSLAIAALFYEQTIEHVVPVSSAKAAELVKVFENTFRAVNIALVNELAMLCDRMDLNVWEVLDAANTKPFGIMPFYPGPGVGGHCIPIDPHYLEWKAKELNFNTHFIALAGEINRKMPEFVREKVRRILNQLGIAPARSNVLVLGAAYKKDLGDWRESPAIAVMSYLLEDSVGLTYHDPYVPEIEVAGKTLLSVDLTESAVAAADLVVIVTDHSQVDYVRVVHHAKAVLDTRGITRHLATDSEKVTLL